Proteins from a single region of Heterodontus francisci isolate sHetFra1 chromosome 29, sHetFra1.hap1, whole genome shotgun sequence:
- the LOC137345897 gene encoding octapeptide-repeat protein T2-like produces MKRRSRRAGGEEEAGRGGGRGDGGEEEEAKRSGKEEEEKRRQVEEDEKRRSQEEEEEKRRRRRGGRKRRRSQVKKRRRRRNRRRRRAEAEAVRRRQEGRRRKKRRRQEGEEEKRRRQEEEAGRGGEEEEAGGGGGEEEEK; encoded by the coding sequence atgaAGAGGAGGAGCCGAAGagcaggaggagaagaggaggcaggaagaggaggaggaagaggagatggaggagaggaggaggaggcgaAGAGGAgtgggaaggaagaggaggagaagagaaGGCAGGTAGAGGAGGATGAGAAGCGGAGGAgtcaggaagaggaagaggagaagaggaggaggagaagaggaggcagaaagaggaggaggagccaggtaaagaagaggaggaggaggaggaacaggaggaggagaagagcAGAAGCGGAGGCggtgaggaggaggcaggaagggaggaggaggaagaagaggaggaggcaggaaggagaagaggaaaagaggaggaggcaggaagaagaggcaggaagaggaggagaagaggaggaggcaggaggaggaggaggagaagaagaggaGAAGTGA
- the LOC137345896 gene encoding uncharacterized protein gives MRRQEAEEEEEEEEEEEEKRRRTREGGEAEQEKRRQEEEAGRGEEEVKRRRKRRRGGEEEEDEEKRRQQEEVEEEEEEKEEEAGIGSGGAEEEEKRRRQEEEEEGRGGEEEEQAKRGGRRPKEEEKRSRRRHGGEEEAGRGGGKEEEGTRRRKTEGGGEEEGEKRCRRRHGGEEEAGRGGGEDTEEEEEAGRRGGGRRGRQEEEEEKRRRGRGGGRRGGGEEAAGRGGGEGTEDEEEAGRGGGEEEEAERRGGEEEEAKRSGKEEEEKAEGVEEEEKRSGKEEEEKKREVEEEAGRGEEKRRREKKRRRRGVERKRRRRREGRKRRRTGGGEEEEEEVEDGEE, from the exons ATGAGGAGACAGGAagcagaggaggaagaagaggaggaggaagaagaggaggagaagaggaggaggacaaGAGAAGGAGGAGAAGCGGAGCAGGAGaagaggaggcaggaagaggaggcaggaagaggagaagaggaggtgaagaggaggaggaagaggagaagaggaggtgaagaggaggaggatgaggagaagaGGAGGCAGCAagaggaggtggaagaagaggaagaggagaaagaggaggaggcaggaataGGAAGCGGAGGAGCGGAGGAGGAAGAGAAgcggaggaggcaggaagaggaggaggaaggaagaggaggagaagaagagGAGCAGGCGAAGAGGGGGGGGA GAAGAccgaaggaggaggagaagaggagtagGAGAAGACACggaggagaggaggaggcaggaagaggaggaggaaaagaggaggaggggacgaggaggaggaagaccgaaggaggaggagaagaggagggggagaagaggtgTAGGAGAAGACACggaggagaggaggaggcaggaagaggaggaggagaagacacggaggaagaggaggaggcaggaagaagaggaggaggcaggagggggaggcaggaagaggaggaggaaaagaggaggaggggacgaggaggaggaagaagaggcggAGGAGAAGAGgcggcaggaagaggaggaggagaaggcacagaggatgaggaggaggcaggaagaggaggaggagaagaggaggaggcagaaagaagaggaggagaagaggaggaggcgaAGAGGAgtgggaaggaagaggaggagaaggcggagggagtggaggaggaggagaagaggagtgggaaagaagaggaggagaagaaaagggaggtagaggaggaggcaggaagaggcgaggagaagaggaggagggagaagaAGAGGAGACGAAGAGGAGtggaaaggaagaggaggaggagaagagaaggcaggaagaggaggaggacaggaggag gagaagaggaggaggaagaggtggaggacgGAGAAgagtag